The genomic stretch TTCCAATAAGAAAAAGGAATAGTCTTTATTAATAATGGTAGAAGGTAGAATAAAATAGCATTGGTGTTAAAGTGTACATATACTTTTAACACTTGGAATATATGacggaatgactattccattaTACTTTCTTCAATTTCCAATAAAAGCTATTCACTTTTTTGTCTAATGGAATagctattttgtgtaccaaactTCACCTTATATTATAACTGTTTTTCCACTGGATTTCACAGCTTTGCTCCGGCTCCTTGGATAAGGTTTCAAAATTCAAAGTTTCATATTATTTAACCTATGAAAAGAGGCCATGAGTCAACTGTTATACTACTGCATTCctttttttaagtataatttAAGGAGTAACTATAATCTTTAAGTGGATTATTAGTTCGAATATTGGTTCATGAGTATCTTGGCTTTTTGTTATATTATGCAGGTTGGGCACCTCATGCCTATTTTCAGATGTTGGCAGAGTCTCGAAATGGCGTTCAGTCATCCACCAACACAAATAATCGTCTCATTCGGCAGCAATCGGAGCTTGAAAGTTCATATGTCCAAGCTCAACATGTCATTGAAATATCAGCAGTCGATATGCGGGACTCTGGCCCCATGCTGGATGCAATGGAAGGCGGGAGAAGATACTGACGTGAAAGGCTGCAACTGCAGAGAAAAACACTACCAGATGTCCATATTCTTCAAGATCAATATATAGGATGTATGCGTGCTTGCCtgggcaaaaaagaaaaagaaaaaagaatgtgTTCATTTCATCAGCAGATTTTAGAACTCGAACTTTTAACATGGAACTAACTTGAACCATCCTCGTTCCTTGGATTTATTTTAGAGTTGTTTGGTTGTCAACCAGTGTGTTTTTTTTCGATGCCTTGGGTTCTGATAGGGCTATAGAAGTAGTAACTGATTTGTTACCCTCTCAGACAGCACTCTTTTTTGGCGTATAGATGATTGATATCTTTGCGAATTTCCTGGCATTCATCCGGACAAATTCGTATTGGGTGCAAAAACTGTCTTTGCATGTTGAATATGTAAACTGGATTTCTGATCATGGTTCTGAAATGATGATGTAAGTGAAGCATGGATTTTAGGTATTTTCATGAAAAGGTAAAGCAAGGTTTACATTGATGCAGAGTAAAATGCAATGTAATATCATATtcttattatataatataaaatcgcaatgccaaacgcaccctaaacaATGATTCTCTTCCCAATTCCCATGGCTTTTTAGCTTGATTGTGCTGATACTAATACACTGATGGTTAATATGgctcttttttaatttgggaCAAAACCCTCTTTTGACTATAGATGAAATTCATGATATGGATCTGCTAGTGTGAGAGTAGGAAGCATTGGTGTCCAAGTAGtgcatgatttttcttttgcatcTGACTGGTGATAAATTCCCATTATATGATCAAAACGATAAAGTAGACTGTTCGGCTCTAGACATGAGAATCTAATAAGAGagggaataaaaaaatagtgacaAATTCTTATTACTCTAGATTTTAGTGAGAAAAACTTCCCTCTCTTCTGAGTAAGAGCTTCTCGTCTCCTAAGTGATAGGCCGCCATTTCTGTAAGTGCTGAGAGAGGAGGAAGGACTCCTTTTAAATAGTTCTAACTTAGTTAATTTCAATGCAATCTTTTCTGTTATGGTATCCAAAATCTCTTGATGTTACCGCAAGCTCACTTGTGGACTACTTTAAAATACATCGCTCCTATTTGACCTTTTTCTTGGTGCTTAAACCAAAAGGCATTggacttggtttttttttttttgggaccaaaTTCCACTTTATTTTATGGGCTATTAATGTTGCGACTCGCACCCGGCCACCCACTTTgtctttgtattttatttaatttctttcaaaaaaatttctttctattaatgaaatttcatcttaactaaaaaaataaaagtgaaaaagattCCAGGCTTTGGCTCCCTTCTTTGCTAATattatcatataaattataatgaccAACTCTGCATTCACGGGCataggggtgggtatcggtcaaaacggtccggttttggCTCTAATCGGTTAtgaaccgataattttcggttaaacagtttcttaaccgataccgaactgataagaattttaactgaaattattggttataacggtacacggttaaacggttcgattaaaccggttaaccgattatcAATCTCACCTTCTTCTATGTTCTCTACTACTCTAACCCCCAAGCACCAAATGGCAAAAACTCTTACCTGAATTGAATCTTTGATGCTAAAAGAGATGTATGTGAGAGCAGATGGGGGCGGATATTGCGagaactagaaagagaaaaaaaaaaatagggaagaAACCCATTCTCCTGCAATtgtgagaaggaaaagaaagaaaaacaatgaggaagaaagagtctgCTGCGTGAGAGGaggagggaaaaaagaaaaagaaaaaaagtggcGTGAGAatttggaagagaaggaaaataaagaaaaacaatgaggcagaaacagagaaagaaagagtctATAGTGGCTTGAACCCACGACCACGAGGATTTGAGCCTTGTGCTCTAGTTCCCTACCAACTAAACTATACTAGTTTTGTTACTAGCCTTCTCCCATaccggttcttatcggttaaaacggttaaccgataacaAATGGTTAACCGAACTGAACCGAACCGATAAGAATTTTggtacaaaatttttattggcgtttacggttaatatcggttcggtcgaagccggtagacggccagttaaacggtaacggttaatctgcccacccctacacGGGCATAtgtgaagaatatatatatacatgcgtgatagacataaatttcttacaaactcgTATGCAAGAAGCGATATGTAtcctttaaattattaaaagaacataatagacacatattattaaaaaaacacatgctTCTTATATACTAATGACACATGTAATGAAACAGTTAGAGTCTAACTTATAATTAAAAGAACATCTTCTTATATACTAATGACACAGTTAGAGTctaacttataatttttttttttttaacaaattgatAGCTATCTAATTTCTAGAGCATGTTTCACTTGAGGTTAGATATCATACTTTCGCTTTTGTAAGACATATCTCAGAATAATATTTATTGTGATTTGGATTAACTAGTTCATTCCAAAAGTTTATTATGCAAACCAATCGGAGCCTTATTTGGTCAACCGTACTCTGTCAAATATTTATCGTGATTTGGAATTCTACCAATTATTGTAATGGTCCCTATTAGGCCCCTTCATGCCGAGTGACCGTGACCAATAATGCCCACTAGgattaatactttaaaaaaaagaaggttaatTCGAATTCTCTATTAGTATTTAGACGGCGGACAATTCAAGTGCTTGGAAATTACAATACACCGTATGAGTACTAATCCTATATACCatcttataaaaatattttataaaattgatgtgatatagcTAGTTTAGTAGCCATGACTCATGAGGGCTGATCCAATGACTACTAGATATTGCTACAGATATCTATATGAAATATAGCATGTATAATTCTATCGTATAATCGTATAGTCAACTGAGCatataaagtttttctttattattaaaaaaaaaaaacagaaaattataatatatgttCCAGGATCTATTCATTCCTTCAAAGGTTAGGATTGTGACATTTCACTCCGTTTATGAATTTGATATTCACAACATCGACACTAACCAttcatttaaattttcaaaatggttaaaaattCAATTCCCATAATCGATCACGACCATACATCCATTCTCTGCTCGATTTGCTGGTGTCCGTTGATTAAATTTGGCCGTCCGCATATATCACTCCTTGCCTCGGCCCTCGGTCAAAAGGCCATTTTGGCCATATATGCATGTCTCTTATATCCCACATTAATCCCCTTTCCCGGAATATCGATTACAACAATCCTATATTCAAACCCCATTTCAATTTCTACCCCACGTCGTCGTTTCCCTTCTATATAAGGCGTCTTTTAATGCCATCTCTCTCAGACAAACGTCTTATAGCTATagtcaacgtctctctctctctctcgtataGTAGAAAAATGAAGATAGTTCCTTCTGCGTATTACGAAAGCTTGAAGAGGTAttggaggagaagaagatacCAACGGCTAATTAATGGTGCAAAGAGCAATAGAAGGAAGCTCAAGATTGCAAGGCTTGGGGGTGGAACAAGAACATTAACCTCGAAGGTGATGAGGTTTAACATTAATACTGTTTCGCCAATTAAGCTCTTGGCGAAGTTGCATGATGCCTATATTGACATGATGATTCCGTTGGCCAGCAACGTTAAGCTTGGGTACCCAAACAACGTTGATTTGTTTGGAGGAAAGAGGGTTCCTAAAGGCCGCCGACAGATTTCCATGGCTTCTTGCGGTCAGGAAGTCGACGGCAAGTTGGTTTTGGGAATCTATAAGAGAATTGCGTCTTCTCGCTAAATAGCTGCCTTTTAATGCAACTTCATACTACTGTgtataagtgtttttttttttttttgggttgtgttTGTTCTTCTTTGAAAGTTGTGGAAGTTTAAGACGTTGAGCTATTTGTGAAAAAGACTGAAAAAGCTCGACCGTTGTAACTTGTAACTTAAAGTTCGcgaaatgctttttttttttgttttttctgtcttttttttaaGTGCGGTTATTTGATTCATATATATCTTTTAGAAGAGTTCTGCTATTTGTCTGCTAAGAGTCAGATAAGTGTCTACCAAAGTCTAACgtgactttattaaaaaaaaaaaaaaaatcatagaaatctctctctcttcccccatttcgtattttttttgttaattaaatttttatgaattaatatttagtttctaacgcctcaaaacttttttttgaattcaaaactaaaatctagggGTAGAAAATTAACTCTTTAGGAATGGTATCACTCAAAAGGGATtcaatcatcctaaatttggtgctaatatctcaaatttgaattcctctttaatgtttatcttctttaattttttttttttttttttttttaagttgtaaaTGTCTAAAGTTTGGTTGCCTCATGGCAGCCGTAAATCTCTACTCCTTTTAGAGAGAAGACGGCCCAATTTTAACGGTCAGTTTCTGGTAGCATTTTTCAGTCAAAACCATACATATATATCTTTTTAGCATATGTCTAGTGagtatgctaaaaaaaatgtaaacggTAACTTTAATGgtgttttgggaagaaaaatataaaagtatcTAATTTGAAACACCATGGTAGTATATGGAATTCGGATACTTTTTAAATAACTTATTTATATACCcttttccaaaatattataCTTTTTAAATGGTCTAGTATAGGTAGCCTGGAAATTCGTACCGCGAAAACCAGTGAAGCTGTAAATAATGGCCTCCATATTTCCTGTATGATATTATTGTCCGCGTAATAAGCGGGAGCTAAGCTACCCCAACTACAATAAGAGAGGGAGGACTACACATATAGACGCCGCCGACATTTCACGTATTTGGTCCCACGCCCTTTTACTTCCAAATACGTATAGGTATTGGAAGCTAGCAACTCGTCAAAGCTCCCCCAGTCTTTGAAATCTTTATTCC from Corylus avellana chromosome ca1, CavTom2PMs-1.0 encodes the following:
- the LOC132174246 gene encoding uncharacterized protein LOC132174246, translated to MKIVPSAYYESLKRYWRRRRYQRLINGAKSNRRKLKIARLGGGTRTLTSKVMRFNINTVSPIKLLAKLHDAYIDMMIPLASNVKLGYPNNVDLFGGKRVPKGRRQISMASCGQEVDGKLVLGIYKRIASSR